Proteins encoded within one genomic window of Humulus lupulus chromosome 1, drHumLupu1.1, whole genome shotgun sequence:
- the LOC133832290 gene encoding uncharacterized protein LOC133832290 yields MTEESPDVPPEGATKSVRETYERWQTANNKARHYILTSMVDTLMKKMENVETAYKIKDQVQDMFGEKSVKNRFEATNKYANARMALSHYVRDHLIYMMNFF; encoded by the coding sequence tccccagatgTTCCacctgaaggagctaccaagtctgtaagagaAACATACGAGCGTTGGCAGACGGCTAATAACAAGGCACGGCACTACATTTTGAcgagtatggtcgacactctcatgaaaaagatggagaatgtcgagacggccTACAAAATCAAGGATCAGGTCCAAGACATGTTTGGGGAAAAGTCTGTGAAAaatcgttttgaggccaccaataaatatgccaatgctcgaatggcactgTCTCATTACGTTCGTGATCACTTGATCTATATGATGAACTTCTTTTAG